One Candidatus Woesearchaeota archaeon DNA segment encodes these proteins:
- a CDS encoding DNA-directed RNA polymerase — protein MFYEVKVKDHIRVPPSAFTKDLADAVVGQIKEKYSGYISKELGYVIDVVKLNGVEDGIIIPGDGAAYYKATFDILTFIPEMQEVIYGKIKDITDFGAFLTLGPVEGMIHIGQTMNDFVSFSKEKVLTGKESKRSIKVGDKCFGRIVAVSFKDITNPKIGITMRQDGLGKAEWVPEDFKSPKKAEAK, from the coding sequence ATGTTTTACGAAGTTAAAGTAAAAGATCACATTCGAGTCCCGCCTAGTGCTTTCACAAAAGACTTAGCGGATGCTGTTGTAGGGCAGATTAAAGAAAAATATTCTGGTTATATTTCTAAAGAACTTGGCTATGTTATTGATGTTGTAAAACTTAATGGTGTTGAAGATGGAATTATTATTCCGGGTGATGGTGCTGCGTACTATAAAGCAACATTTGACATTCTCACGTTCATTCCTGAGATGCAAGAAGTTATTTACGGTAAGATTAAAGACATTACTGACTTTGGTGCCTTTTTAACTTTAGGTCCTGTTGAAGGTATGATTCACATCGGCCAAACGATGAATGACTTTGTGTCGTTTAGTAAAGAAAAAGTCTTAACTGGTAAAGAATCTAAGCGTTCCATTAAGGTTGGCGATAAATGCTTTGGCCGAATTGTTGCAGTGTCTTTTAAGGACATTACGAATCCAAAAATTGGTATTACGATGCGTCAAGATGGTCTTGGGAAAGCCGAATGGGTTCCTGAAGACTTCAAATCACCTAAAAAAGCTGAAGCGAAGTAA